Proteins from a single region of Cydia strobilella chromosome 2, ilCydStro3.1, whole genome shotgun sequence:
- the LOC134748744 gene encoding piggyBac transposable element-derived protein 4-like gives MFADDPEYKIWISLEVKEEPTGFSEGSESDELSDDESEKYSSEISDDDNEALLTAEWNNSCEDENKNVCSFQEQTGIREHLIRKDPTDFFEMLFTEELLLQIVWNVNQYGTKLRQSRGNKSRAARWSNITLNDIKVFLGLLFHMGTYISNDMSNYWKSDEIHGIPIFKNSMGRDKFLLIMQYLNFENIDNAQGHQMPQGSFIVDYFNKIMEKTFKPDKILCIDESLVFLKDQYLRGKESKDGVKLHLLADQYGLVQKVLVLQEDKNKKTKTKVRVNEIIHMLLEERLGVGHSVYMNKYYNSIGLSKHLMSRNTHTTGILMPDGKGIPSDITQKQLKKGEKITKYSPDGISLTKWMDRAEILVISTEHSGEWEERTTKSQNVCRIPTSISKYNHYRGAVERHKQMMSYYNCQHKTTNWYKKLGIHILQMLLVNSHNLYNRYGEKSIPLAEYRTVIIRHLLRKDEVSDTSERNFTEMHTLIKIVTTPLQKRGRKRCVICYKNNKRTTVQTTCSKCPKQPGLCMGKCFEEYHLNLKE, from the coding sequence ATGTTTGCAGATGATCCAGAGTATAAAATATGGATTTCACTGGAAGTAAAAGAAGAACCTACAGGATTTTCTGAAGGCTCAGAATCCGATGAATTATCTGACGATGAATCTGAAAAGTACAGTTCAGAGATATCGGACGACGATAATGAGGCACTTTTGACTGCAGAATGGAACAACAGTTGTGAGGACGAAAATAAAAACGTATGTAGTTTCCAAGAACAGACTGGTATAAGGGAGCATCTAATCAGAAAGGATCCAACTGACTTTTTCGAAATGCTTTTTACTGAGGAATTGTTACTCCAAATAGTTTGGAATGTTAATCAATATGGCACCAAGTTGCGACAGTCACGTGGTAACAAAAGTAGAGCCGCGAGATGGAGCAACATAACCTTAAACGACATAAAAGTCTTCCTAGGACTCCTATTCCACATGGGCACATACATATCAAACGATATGAGTAATTATTGGAAATCTGACGAAATACATGGAATCCCTATTTTTAAAAACAGCATGGGTAGGGACAAGTTCCTTTTAATAATGCAATATTTGAATTTCGAGAATATAGATAACGCGCAAGGTCATCAAATGCCACAAGGATCATTTATTGTtgattatttcaataaaattatggagAAAACATTTAAACCTGACAAAATTCTGTGCATTGATGAATCCTTGGTCTTTCTCAAAGATCAATATCTAAGAGGAAAAGAAAGCAAGGACGGagttaaattacatttactGGCGGACCAATATGGACTAGTCCAAAAAGTGTTAGTACTTCAAGaggacaaaaataaaaaaacaaaaactaaagtCCGCGTTAATGAAATCATTCATATGTTATTAGAGGAACGATTAGGCGTTGGCCATTCcgtttatatgaataaatattataattcgaTTGGCCTGTCGAAACATTTGATGAGTCGAAATACACATACCACTGGCATTTTAATGCCTGACGGAAAAGGGATTCCTTCGGATATAACtcaaaaacaattgaaaaaagGAGAAAAGATTACAAAATATAGCCCCGATGGAATATCTTTAACTAAATGGATGGACCGAGCCGAAATTCTGGTAATATCTACAGAGCACTCTGGAGAATGGGAAGAACGCACAACAAAGAGTCAAAATGTATGCAGAATACCAACATCAATATCAAAATACAACCATTATAGGGGAGCCGTAGAGCGACACAAACAAATGATGTCATATTATAACTGTCAGCATAAAACAACGAATTGGTATAAGAAACTGGGAATCCACATTTTGCAAATGCTATTGGTTAATTCACATAATCTGTATAACAGGTATGGGGAAAAGTCAATTCCCTTAGCAGAATATAGGACAGTTATAATAAGACATCTTTTAAGAAAAGATGAGGTATCTGATACATCGGAAAGAAATTTTACAGAAATGCATACATTGATAAAGATCGTTACAACTCCACTTCAGAAAAGAGGTAGGAAACGTTGCgtgatttgttataaaaataataaaagaacaACTGTACAAACAACCTGCAGCAAATGTCCCAAACAACCGGGGCTTTGCATGGGAAAGTGTTTCGAGGAATATCATCTTAATCTAAAAGAGTAA
- the LOC134750100 gene encoding trypsin-7-like produces MYAKMLSPVVFLSFIVTPYTLGNDLSSRILFGQRANIEEFPYFAALRECGAVVISDSWLITTAHCVAFDDHKFGTVWVGGNNAKTSQQVTYDTVIIHPDFNIADQFLSNDIALLRLAEPLTFSDTIQPAELPRDDNKGYYESDYVGVTYTVAGKGMREGNLLKIDVTPISTEECLSHLPLAARIYMYQYRYRLNEYICAIRETQNDYDHDMPGLSHGASGSPLVHQGELAGLAVAVNNPWESNLFTFIKITRHTEWIRFITGIRPGY; encoded by the exons ATGTACGCCAAAATGTTGTCTCCTGTGGTTTTCCTTTCTTTTATTGTGACTCCGTACACACTAGGAAATG ATTTGTCATCTCGAATCCTGTTCGGCCAGAGAGCAAATATAGAAGAGTTTCCATACTTTGCTGCCCTGCGGGAATGTGGTGCCGTCGTCATTTCGGATTCTTGGCTCATCACAACCGCGCATTGCGTTGC TTTTGATGACCATAAATTCGGCACAGTGTGGGTAGGTGGAAACAATGCGAAAACCAGCCAACAAGTCACGTACGACACAGTCATAATCCACCCTGACTTTAATATTGCCGACCAATTTCTGAGCAATGATATTGCTCTCCTGAGACTAGCTGAGCCCTTGACTTTTAGCGATACAATTCAACCAGCTGAATTACCGCGAGATGATAACAAAGGATATTACGAAAGTGATTATGTAGGAGTTACATATACCGTTGCTGGGAAAGGAATGCGTGAG GGAAACTTGTTGAAAATAGATGTCACGCCAATAAGCACGGAAGAGTGCCTGAGTCACTTACCTCTCGCAGCACGTATATACATGTATCAGTATAGGTACAGACTTAATGAATACATCTGTGCTATACGGGAGACCCAAAATGATTATGATCACGATATGCCCGGCTTAAGTCAC GGTGCCTCCGGTAGTCCTCTCGTGCACCAAGGCGAGCTTGCAGGCCTGGCAGTTGCGGTCAACAATCCTTGGGAATCAAACCTCTTCACATTCATCAAAATCACGAGACATACCGAATGGATCCGTTTCATCACTGGGATCAGACCGGGTTATTAG